The genomic DNA TTCCTGGCTTAGCTTCTGGCCTGAGACGCTACGGCGCAGCGCCGCGATCCTTGCGCGGCGGCGAACCTTCCTCCACAATCCACGGCAGCGATGGCGACCGTTGCAATCAACGGAAAAAGACCATCGGCGGAAAATTCCGTCTGGAGGAACACCCACATGAACAATCGCAGAGCCTTTCTAGCTGCCACGGCGGCGCTCGCCGTCGCGTTCTCCGCGAACCAGGCCCTTGTAAGCCAGGCCTTCGCGCAGAAGAAATACGACACCGGGGCGAGCGACACCGAGATCAAGATCGGCCAGACGGTGCCGTTCTCCGGCCCCTATTCCGTCTACGCCAATATCGGCAAGACCCAGGCCGCCTATTTCAAGATGATCAACGATCAGGGCGGCATCAACGGCCGCAAGATCAACCTGATCCAGTATGACGACGCTTATTCGCCGCCGAAAACGGTCGAGCAGGTGCGCAAGCTGGTCGAGGGCGACGAGGTGTTGTTCACCTTCCAGCTGATCGGCACCGCGGCGAACGCGGCCGTGCAGAAATATCTGAACGGCAAGAAGGTCCCGCAGTTGCTGGCCTCGACCGGCGCGGCGCGCTTCAACGATCCGCAGAACTATCCCTGGACCATCGCCTACAATCCCAATTACGTGTCCGAGGGACGGATCTACGCCAAGTACATTCTCAAGGAGCATCCGAACGCCAAGATTGGCGTGCTCTACCAGAACGACGACATGGGCCGCGACTATCTCGCGGGCCTCAAGAGCGGCCTCGGCGACAAGGCCAACATGATCGTCGGCGAAGTCTCCTACGAGGTCACCGACCCGACCGTCGACTCCCAGGTGGTCAAGCTGAAGTCGATGGGTGTCGACGTGTTCTTCGATGCCTCGACGCCGAAATTCGCGGCGCAGGCGATCAAGAAGCTGGCCGACCTCGGCTGGACGCCGGTGCACATCCTCGACATCAATGCGAGCCCGATCTCGGCGACGCTGAAGCCGGCCGGCCTCGACATCTCCAAGGGCATCATCTCGACCCAATATGGCAAGGAGCCGAGCGATCCGCAGTGGAAGGACGATCCCGGCGTGAAGGCCTTCTTCGCCTTCATGGACAAGTACTTCCCGGAAGGCGACAAGCTCAACACCGTCAACACCTATGCCTATTCGGTGGCGGAGTTGCTGGTGCAGGTCCTGAAGCAATGCGGCGACGACTTGACGCGTGAGAACATCATGAAGCAGGTCGCCAACATCAAGAACTTCACGCCGAGCTTCGCGCTCCCCGGCATCAAGATCAACACCGGGCCGAACGACTTCCGCGTCAACAAGCAGATGCAGATGATGAAGTTCAACGGCGAACGCTGGGAGCTGTTCGGACCGATCATCGAGGACACGGGACCGTCGGGCTAGCGAGACCCGGATACCTCGCCTCTGCCCGGACAGAGCACGTAACGGACGCTCGCCCTCCCCGGGGTGCGGGCGTCCTGCTTTCCGCGGCTGGCCGCGCCGT from Bradyrhizobium sp. CCBAU 53351 includes the following:
- a CDS encoding ABC transporter substrate-binding protein, which codes for MNNRRAFLAATAALAVAFSANQALVSQAFAQKKYDTGASDTEIKIGQTVPFSGPYSVYANIGKTQAAYFKMINDQGGINGRKINLIQYDDAYSPPKTVEQVRKLVEGDEVLFTFQLIGTAANAAVQKYLNGKKVPQLLASTGAARFNDPQNYPWTIAYNPNYVSEGRIYAKYILKEHPNAKIGVLYQNDDMGRDYLAGLKSGLGDKANMIVGEVSYEVTDPTVDSQVVKLKSMGVDVFFDASTPKFAAQAIKKLADLGWTPVHILDINASPISATLKPAGLDISKGIISTQYGKEPSDPQWKDDPGVKAFFAFMDKYFPEGDKLNTVNTYAYSVAELLVQVLKQCGDDLTRENIMKQVANIKNFTPSFALPGIKINTGPNDFRVNKQMQMMKFNGERWELFGPIIEDTGPSG